In Paenibacillus sp. G2S3, a single window of DNA contains:
- a CDS encoding MazG-like family protein produces the protein MEINEVQKWIKGFYGQRGWTNYGPFIRVGFLMEETGEVARAVRSYEIGRDRPDESTPPPEQLRNDLIEEIGDVLGNIALLADLYGITLEEAFTAHKEKLVKRFNS, from the coding sequence ATGGAGATCAATGAAGTGCAGAAATGGATTAAAGGCTTTTATGGACAAAGAGGCTGGACCAATTACGGTCCTTTTATACGGGTTGGATTTCTTATGGAAGAGACCGGTGAGGTTGCACGGGCAGTACGCTCCTATGAAATCGGAAGAGACCGCCCAGATGAATCTACCCCTCCACCAGAGCAACTGAGAAACGACTTGATTGAGGAAATTGGTGATGTGCTAGGAAATATAGCCTTGTTAGCAGATTTGTATGGAATCACTTTAGAAGAGGCTTTTACAGCACATAAAGAAAAATTAGTTAAGCGATTTAATTCCTAA
- a CDS encoding TIGR00730 family Rossman fold protein, with the protein MKSICVFAGSNLGAHEEYKAKAVELGNYMAMNNYRLIYGGSKIGLMGEVANAVLNGGGEVIGVMPRGLFNGEMVHRELTQLIEVDDMHGRKAKMGELADGFIALPGGFGTYEELFEVLCWSQIGIHKKPVGVLNIRNYFDPLMNLIQNSIQEGFSNSSHLSLLNVSNEPLELLTLLKEYVPQTLEQKWKQLN; encoded by the coding sequence TTGAAATCAATTTGTGTTTTTGCAGGATCGAATTTAGGGGCGCATGAGGAGTATAAAGCTAAAGCTGTTGAACTTGGAAACTATATGGCTATGAACAATTATCGCTTAATTTACGGAGGATCAAAAATTGGATTAATGGGTGAAGTAGCCAATGCTGTTTTGAACGGTGGAGGTGAGGTAATCGGGGTTATGCCTAGAGGATTGTTTAACGGAGAGATGGTACATAGAGAATTGACGCAGCTAATAGAAGTAGACGATATGCATGGACGTAAAGCAAAAATGGGAGAATTGGCGGATGGATTTATTGCTTTACCCGGCGGTTTTGGAACGTATGAGGAGTTGTTTGAGGTTTTGTGCTGGTCACAAATTGGCATACATAAGAAACCGGTAGGCGTACTAAATATCAGGAATTATTTTGATCCTCTGATGAATCTAATTCAAAACAGTATACAAGAAGGCTTTTCTAATTCTTCGCATCTCAGTCTGCTAAACGTATCCAACGAGCCATTGGAACTCTTGACTCTATTGAAGGAGTATGTTCCACAAACGCTTGAGCAAAAGTGGAAACAACTCAACTGA